A genomic region of Sideroxydans sp. CL21 contains the following coding sequences:
- the glp gene encoding gephyrin-like molybdotransferase Glp: MEHLRASEALSLILESVPLSGVETVMLEQSLGRVLAEAISANRDLPPYDVSAMDGFAVRSVDVANAPTRLAIIEDIKAGDMPTKTVQAGQCARIMTGAPMPRGADAVIRVEDTKALPAGDVQIDKIVKPGNDVRPRGESMKNGDVVLTAGTEITPGVIGVLATVKAAQFTVYRRPSVAILSTGDELEGMRDPVDSNKIPESNTYALMGQVQALGIEPVLLGIARDEPAELRRYLQEGLQFDVLLVSGGTSVGVHDYVRPTLEALGVQMKFWRVAIKPGHPLAFGRADKTSVFGLPGNPVSSMVCFEEFVAPALRHMMGSTRLYRRTVTARLAHPVKFRPGRTEFVRVQLSRDAAGYIASSTGSQSSGVLMSMARADGLLVIPSDSTGLAEGEQVTVQLLDGTVFQDEIGYRE; encoded by the coding sequence ATGGAGCATTTACGTGCAAGCGAGGCGCTGAGCCTCATACTCGAATCGGTCCCGCTATCCGGGGTCGAGACAGTGATGCTGGAACAGTCGCTGGGGCGCGTGCTGGCCGAGGCGATCAGCGCCAATCGCGACCTGCCGCCTTACGACGTGTCGGCGATGGACGGCTTTGCCGTGCGCAGTGTGGATGTGGCGAATGCGCCGACCCGGCTTGCCATCATCGAGGATATCAAGGCGGGCGACATGCCGACCAAGACCGTGCAGGCCGGGCAGTGTGCGCGCATCATGACCGGCGCACCGATGCCGCGAGGTGCGGATGCGGTGATAAGAGTGGAAGATACGAAGGCATTGCCTGCAGGCGATGTGCAGATCGACAAGATAGTGAAACCCGGTAACGACGTCCGGCCGCGGGGTGAGAGCATGAAGAATGGCGATGTGGTGCTGACGGCGGGTACCGAGATCACGCCGGGGGTGATCGGTGTGCTGGCGACGGTGAAGGCGGCGCAGTTTACGGTGTATCGCCGCCCGAGCGTGGCCATCCTTTCGACGGGCGACGAGCTGGAAGGCATGCGCGATCCGGTCGATTCGAACAAGATCCCCGAATCCAACACCTATGCGCTGATGGGGCAAGTGCAGGCACTCGGCATCGAGCCGGTGCTGCTCGGCATCGCACGCGATGAACCCGCTGAATTGCGCCGCTACCTGCAGGAGGGTTTGCAGTTCGACGTATTGCTGGTCTCCGGTGGCACCTCGGTTGGCGTACATGATTATGTGCGCCCGACACTGGAAGCGTTGGGTGTGCAGATGAAGTTCTGGCGCGTTGCGATCAAGCCGGGGCACCCGCTCGCATTTGGCAGGGCCGATAAGACATCTGTGTTTGGTTTGCCCGGCAATCCGGTTTCCAGCATGGTCTGTTTTGAAGAGTTCGTCGCCCCGGCATTGCGCCACATGATGGGCAGCACGCGTCTGTATCGCCGCACCGTGACTGCCCGGCTTGCACACCCGGTGAAATTCCGTCCCGGGCGTACCGAGTTCGTGCGTGTGCAGCTATCGCGCGATGCCGCCGGATACATCGCGAGTTCCACCGGCTCGCAAAGCAGCGGGGTGTTGATGTCCATGGCCAGGGCGGACGGCTTGCTGGTGATTCCATCAGACAGCACCGGGCTGGCAGAGGGTGAACAGGTCACTGTGCAACTGCTGGACGGCACAGTCTTTCAGGACGAAATCGGGTACAGGGAGTAA
- a CDS encoding molybdenum cofactor guanylyltransferase, whose translation MKITDCTALILAGGDSSRMGQDKAELVLDGKTLLESVTTTMHSVFPKVIVSVRQLRTGVDVPQVRDEHTASGPLAGLAAGMKSAATPWIFAVACDMPFIKPAMIEYLAGQRAGHQAVVPLVRGIPQPLAAFYATSCRDVAESILNGEGKHSLRALLEKLSVCYVNEEQMLAVDPQLRSFFDLDTPQDVAIAMNEVKK comes from the coding sequence ATGAAGATAACGGATTGCACGGCGCTGATTCTGGCGGGTGGCGACTCAAGCCGCATGGGGCAGGACAAGGCGGAATTGGTGCTGGATGGGAAGACGCTGCTGGAAAGTGTTACGACGACTATGCACTCCGTCTTTCCCAAGGTGATCGTCAGCGTGCGGCAACTGCGTACAGGAGTGGATGTGCCGCAGGTGCGCGACGAACACACTGCCAGTGGGCCGCTGGCCGGGTTGGCGGCAGGGATGAAAAGTGCGGCCACACCATGGATATTTGCCGTGGCCTGCGACATGCCCTTCATCAAGCCGGCAATGATCGAGTATCTTGCGGGGCAGCGTGCGGGTCATCAGGCGGTGGTTCCCCTGGTGCGCGGCATTCCGCAACCGCTCGCAGCGTTCTATGCGACAAGTTGCCGGGATGTGGCAGAAAGCATCCTCAACGGAGAAGGCAAGCACAGCCTGCGCGCGCTGCTTGAAAAATTGTCGGTGTGCTATGTGAACGAGGAGCAGATGTTGGCGGTCGATCCGCAGCTGCGCAGTTTTTTTGATCTGGATACGCCGCAGGATGTGGCGATCGCGATGAACGAGGTGAAGAAGTAA
- the mobB gene encoding molybdopterin-guanine dinucleotide biosynthesis protein B translates to MTVISIVGHSGSGKTTLVEKLIRELCARGLKVATIKHAHHKVELDTPGKDSYRYKDAGAVMSMLLTRDALQLVADAKEEREPEQLAQRFLGEADVVLAEGFSHAPGAKIEVLRRACEQSPRCAIADGLIAIVTDMDEVYPQLPHFALEDASGIVDFILKRTK, encoded by the coding sequence ATGACAGTCATCTCAATCGTCGGGCATTCCGGTTCCGGTAAAACCACCCTGGTGGAAAAGCTCATTCGTGAACTGTGCGCTCGCGGTTTGAAAGTCGCGACGATCAAGCACGCCCATCACAAGGTGGAGCTGGATACGCCGGGCAAGGACAGTTACCGCTACAAGGATGCCGGAGCGGTGATGAGCATGTTGCTCACGCGCGACGCGCTGCAACTGGTGGCGGATGCCAAGGAGGAGCGCGAGCCGGAACAATTGGCGCAACGTTTTCTGGGCGAGGCGGATGTGGTGCTGGCGGAGGGTTTTTCGCATGCGCCGGGAGCAAAGATCGAAGTGCTGCGCCGTGCATGTGAACAGTCTCCGCGTTGCGCTATCGCAGACGGGTTGATCGCCATCGTTACCGATATGGACGAGGTCTATCCGCAATTGCCGCACTTTGCGCTCGAGGATGCGAGTGGTATTGTCGATTTCATCCTGAAACGGACTAAATGA